A region from the Pelagovum pacificum genome encodes:
- a CDS encoding mandelate racemase/muconate lactonizing enzyme family protein produces the protein MTTIDRVEIGLVNLEPKVLRTDAIQTFEVQETPVVTVYDSDGGVGIGYSYTIGSGGPSVIALLEKTLAPALIGRDPACIGGIWYDLLRRTNATSVGAITSLALAAIDTALWDLSCRRAGQPLWKAAGGARDHVEVYSTEGGWLHLDQGALIEDAVEKKQAGFKGAKLKIGRPGHEDAARLNGVRKAAGDDFQIMTDANQAFSLSEAIRRASILEDHGVAWFEEPLPADRVRAHTALAQSTNVPIAVGESMYSLSQFNEYLANDAASIVQADVARIGGITPWLKVAALAEAYGVAICPHFLMELHVSLVCAVPNAPWLEYIPQLDAITQSEVEIRDGIARPSNAPGLGIDWDHDALRRLSDLALVVDSPV, from the coding sequence ATGACCACAATCGACCGAGTCGAAATCGGATTAGTCAACTTAGAGCCAAAGGTTCTGCGGACAGATGCGATCCAGACCTTTGAGGTCCAAGAAACCCCGGTCGTCACTGTGTATGACAGCGATGGCGGCGTGGGGATCGGTTATTCCTATACGATCGGTTCGGGTGGCCCTTCGGTGATCGCTCTCCTCGAGAAGACGCTTGCGCCAGCCTTGATCGGACGCGATCCGGCCTGCATCGGCGGCATCTGGTACGACCTGCTGCGCCGCACCAATGCCACTTCAGTGGGTGCGATCACTTCGCTTGCTCTCGCGGCGATCGACACGGCACTGTGGGACCTGTCCTGCCGCCGCGCAGGACAGCCACTCTGGAAGGCCGCCGGCGGTGCGCGCGACCACGTTGAGGTCTATTCGACCGAGGGCGGCTGGCTTCATCTAGATCAGGGCGCGCTGATCGAAGACGCCGTCGAAAAAAAGCAGGCTGGCTTCAAGGGAGCCAAATTGAAGATCGGTCGCCCCGGCCACGAGGACGCTGCGCGATTAAATGGCGTGCGCAAAGCCGCGGGCGATGACTTCCAGATCATGACCGACGCCAATCAGGCATTCTCGCTGTCCGAGGCCATCCGCCGAGCCAGCATTCTCGAGGATCACGGTGTCGCCTGGTTCGAAGAACCACTACCCGCAGACCGGGTCCGGGCGCATACGGCCCTCGCCCAGTCAACCAACGTGCCCATCGCGGTCGGAGAAAGCATGTACTCGCTCTCTCAGTTCAACGAATACCTGGCCAACGATGCTGCATCCATCGTTCAAGCCGACGTTGCGCGCATCGGTGGAATCACGCCGTGGCTGAAGGTCGCGGCGCTGGCTGAAGCATATGGGGTCGCGATCTGTCCCCACTTCCTAATGGAGCTGCATGTGTCCCTTGTCTGTGCCGTTCCGAACGCTCCTTGGCTCGAATACATCCCTCAGCTGGATGCAATAACGCAATCCGAAGTCGAGATCCGCGACGGTATCGCGCGACCCAGCAATGCACCAGGTCTTGGGATCGACTGGGATCACGATGCGCTCCGTCGTCTGTCCGATCTTGCACTTGTCGTCGACAGCCCGGTGTGA
- a CDS encoding PDDEXK family nuclease, giving the protein MVDIVDAETRSRMMAGLKGENTKPSWLSGRHCTRAVSASDSIRRMVHGRLDLVLPKYRAVVFVHGCFWHRHEGCRYSTTPATRSEFIAGRSEQYRP; this is encoded by the coding sequence ATGGTGGACATCGTCGATGCCGAGACACGCTCACGCATGATGGCGGGGCTCAAGGGAGAGAACACCAAGCCCAGCTGGCTCTCAGGCAGGCATTGCACGCGCGCGGTTTCCGCTTCCGACTCCATTCGAAGAATGGTCCATGGTCGACTAGACCTCGTTCTCCCGAAGTATCGCGCCGTCGTCTTTGTGCACGGCTGCTTCTGGCATCGGCATGAGGGATGCCGCTACTCCACCACTCCCGCAACGCGCTCGGAGTTCATCGCAGGCAGGTCCGAACAATATCGGCCCTGA
- a CDS encoding GAF domain-containing protein, whose amino-acid sequence MTPKASHADIVMEATQSTSAAAKSRVAASWHRSVIKHGLDPDEHRAPDRIEQKSLQFRMETLEKFMTVASPRLDALFSLVGQSGCAVFLTDTDGIILDQRLSDADAMAFEGWGLTTGADWSEEKEGTNGIGTCLTEQRHVIIHQDEHFYTRNTGMSCIDAPIYGSNGQLVAALDLSSARADQTEAFNRLIAAQVAQTARAIEAVNFRAAFSSARIIVAESDDAEASTLLAIDESDLVIGATREARRVFGLQRTGDLVARPATDILGREDGPTGFEKAEKAAVIRALARAGNNVSQAARQLGIGRATLYRRMKRLGLEDS is encoded by the coding sequence ATGACACCAAAGGCATCGCATGCTGATATTGTGATGGAGGCAACGCAGTCGACATCGGCTGCGGCAAAGTCGCGGGTTGCTGCGAGTTGGCACCGTTCTGTCATTAAGCATGGACTGGACCCTGATGAGCATCGGGCACCTGACCGAATAGAGCAAAAAAGTCTGCAATTCAGGATGGAGACGCTCGAAAAATTCATGACCGTCGCGAGCCCGCGTTTGGACGCGCTTTTCTCTCTGGTCGGGCAATCGGGTTGCGCGGTTTTCCTGACCGATACAGATGGCATCATCCTAGATCAACGTCTCTCTGATGCTGACGCTATGGCATTTGAAGGTTGGGGCCTCACAACCGGTGCCGACTGGAGTGAAGAGAAAGAAGGCACGAACGGCATTGGGACCTGTCTGACCGAGCAACGTCATGTAATCATTCATCAAGACGAGCATTTCTATACGCGCAACACAGGCATGAGTTGCATCGACGCGCCGATCTACGGCAGCAACGGTCAACTTGTGGCGGCGCTTGATTTATCATCCGCGCGTGCAGATCAAACGGAGGCCTTCAATCGCCTGATCGCGGCCCAAGTGGCCCAAACCGCACGCGCGATTGAAGCCGTGAATTTCAGGGCCGCCTTTTCATCCGCGCGGATCATTGTGGCCGAGAGCGACGACGCCGAGGCCTCAACGCTACTTGCCATTGACGAAAGTGATTTGGTGATAGGGGCCACCCGCGAGGCCCGCCGTGTCTTTGGGCTGCAACGGACGGGTGATTTAGTCGCGCGCCCTGCAACAGACATACTGGGACGTGAAGATGGCCCTACAGGATTTGAGAAGGCCGAAAAGGCCGCTGTGATTCGTGCGTTGGCACGGGCCGGAAACAACGTATCGCAGGCCGCGCGCCAGCTTGGGATCGGTCGTGCGACGCTTTATCGGCGGATGAAGCGGCTTGGACTTGAAGATAGTTAG